The following nucleotide sequence is from Zea mays cultivar B73 chromosome 1, Zm-B73-REFERENCE-NAM-5.0, whole genome shotgun sequence.
GGTGATGTAAAGACCACAGCAGCGGCAGCATGGACGGGCCAGCAAACGAGTAGAGAACATGAGATTTCTGGATGGTGAACAATGAGATTAATGCATCGCGAGCAAAGTCCCCGACAAGCATACTGGTAACTTCGAACCACGGACGTGTGCCGTCTGTCTACATAGACGCCGCGACAGACGAGTTCATGGTGAAGCACAGAATAAACTAGTCTCCTGACACCGCATCAGTTCATCACTCTTATCATGCTGGATGCTCTAAGCTAAGCAAGCAGCGTGCAGCATCAGACTTTCAGCCTCCTCCATCTCCCTGCGCGGCTAGGATCTGCTGCGCTTTATTTCGGCCCCCGGCCTAGAGCGACCAGTCCATCGTGTTGCCAGCCTGGTCGAACGTGCCCGCGGAGCCCTGATTATTGCGCGGCGCTGGCGGTGCCGCCGACCCTGGCGCTGGCCTGTTTCCCTGCAGGGCGAGCTCGAGCTCACCTGAGAACTGGCCGTGGTGGCTGCTCGAGCCGGAGTGCACCTCGCCGAGGGGGACGTCGTCAGGTGGCAGCTGAGGCACGCTCCGCCCGCCTTCGTGGCCCCAGGAGTCGGTCTCGGTCCAGGGGCTCGGCGCGATGTAGCTACTCGCCGCCATGAGGGAGGGCGCCACAGGGCTGCCGCCGTCGAAACCCGCTGTTGGCGCAGCGTGGCTGTGGCTGTGGCTGTGGGCAGCATCCCATGGCTGAGTTGACAGAAGAGAGAGAGCACAGCTGGAGTCCGCGGGGACTCCTGCAAGGCATCCACCTGGGGGCAGCTCCGGGCCAGGGAACACCGGCGGCCTCGCCGACGACGAGCTACCACCCTCGCTCCCATAGTGGGCGCCGTATCCCGCGACCGCGCCTTGGTGGTGACGAGGATCCAAGCCCGCTTGCCACTGGATACCGCCAGGCACCCTTTCACCACCGGGCCTCACCGCCGGAAACCCACCCCTCATGGCGCTTGAGACCCTCGGGTACGAGAAATCCAGCATGAAGCTTCTGAGCCTGCCGGGCTCTTCTGGACCAAGCACATGAACATTAGCGGTTACAAAAAAAAGACGGGAACTTTGGTCGCCGAGACGACATCACAGGGTAAAAACCAGCTTTTGGTTACCGCCGAGCGACGCAGCGTGACGGCCGTATCGTGACGCAAGGGGTCCAGGCGGCGGCCTCCTCCGGCGCTCGTTGTGGCCTGCGAGGCGTTTGCGGCAGCTCTTCTTTAGCTGGTCGAATTCAGGCAGCTGGTGGAACCTGCGATTGATGCGACAAACAGAGGTGTGTTCATTCACGCGCCCTTGATCCCAGTTTATTACAGGTAATGGAAGTTGGTGGCACAGCAACAGAATTTTTATAAGTAATGGAAGTTGCATTCTATAAATCCACATATACATTGCTGTAGATTCATAGCTTTTGTGTAGAATGCAAACAAATCAGGCAGTAAAAAAGTTCCATGGACCAAGCATAAACCATTTACCATAGTAGTAACTCTTACAGTAGAATAAAGTGCAAGCTGAATGGTGGGACAGTACGTAGCAAGTTGAAGGCACTAGTTTATCTCAGTAGTAGCTAGCAACATGCATAGCGCTTAGCGCGACATGGATATAGGAAACCACACTTTAGGTCAAAGCCAGTGGGAATGCCAGTACAATCATCAAAGAGAGTAACATTTCTCTTCTCCCTAGGTTAGGGTTGTACTACTGCACATCCCCCATTAAAGATTAACATTAACCTCTGTCTTATGCCGCTCATAATGACACCTGCACATCCAtactaaaaagaaaagaaaagcaaagagAAAGTGTGTGTGTAATCATTTCATAGAGATGTGTGATGCCGGGCTTAACACAACAGTACACACCCACCAATAATGAGGTTTCCATCTAATAACGCCAAGTGGTACTGGTGGCTGGTCCAACTTAGCTCTTCTCTAATGATATGCCTTGTTGCTATAAGTGGCAGTGTGGTTTAGTAGAGAGCCCCAAATCCAGAACTGTGGCGCCCTTCTCTTTTGCTGGGGACATGAGGACACTCCTGTAGCCTAGTCCTAAAGCACAAAGCCTGCGGTCGCCGCTAGGGTAATGTGTCCAGGCCCTACCCATATCAAATTAGATGCAGCTCGCCACCATCATgtttagtttctctctctctctctattgtATGTCAAATTAGATAGATGACTGAATTAAGATTTatgaatgaaaatgctaattgtaTCCAAAGGAAACAAAGCTGTTCCAGGAACAGTCTAGTTTGG
It contains:
- the ub2 gene encoding unbranched2; amino-acid sequence: MESGGGGDDQLHGLKFGKKIYFEDAAGSSSGSSSGGGSAPAPPATQQPSPPAASPRAPAGGGRRGRAAAGGAGPSTAPAPARCQVDGCNVDLTDVKPAYYCRHKVCKMHSKEPRVLVNGLEQRFCQQCSRFHQLPEFDQLKKSCRKRLAGHNERRRRPPPGPLASRYGRHAASLGEPGRLRSFMLDFSYPRVSSAMRGGFPAVRPGGERVPGGIQWQAGLDPRHHQGAVAGYGAHYGSEGGSSSSARPPVFPGPELPPGGCLAGVPADSSCALSLLSTQPWDAAHSHSHSHAAPTAGFDGGSPVAPSLMAASSYIAPSPWTETDSWGHEGGRSVPQLPPDDVPLGEVHSGSSSHHGQFSGELELALQGNRPAPGSAAPPAPRNNQGSAGTFDQAGNTMDWSL
- the ub2 gene encoding unbranched2 isoform X1, yielding MESGGGGDDQLHGLKFGKKIYFEDAAGSSSGSSSGGGSAPAPPATQQPSPPAASPRAPAGGGRRGRAAAGGAGPSTAPAPARCQVDGCNVDLTDVKPAYYCRHKVCKMHSKEPRVLVNGLEQRFCQQCSRFHQLPEFDQLKKSCRKRLAGHNERRRRPPPGPLASRYGRHAASLGEEPGRLRSFMLDFSYPRVSSAMRGGFPAVRPGGERVPGGIQWQAGLDPRHHQGAVAGYGAHYGSEGGSSSSARPPVFPGPELPPGGCLAGVPADSSCALSLLSTQPWDAAHSHSHSHAAPTAGFDGGSPVAPSLMAASSYIAPSPWTETDSWGHEGGRSVPQLPPDDVPLGEVHSGSSSHHGQFSGELELALQGNRPAPGSAAPPAPRNNQGSAGTFDQAGNTMDWSL